In one window of Synechococcus sp. M16CYN DNA:
- a CDS encoding N-acetyltransferase, with protein MLPFLRQPAAAPKLPSGYRLDTTTAPSPTSINRLLRACQEATHDEARWPLALERSLWQISIIEEAGEELVGFVRATSDLALNANLWNLAARPGPDQPDLFAVLVHRALHTLRQDLPGCSFSVLAPSAALSALRSNGFVIDPNGIRAMGLKLN; from the coding sequence TTGCTCCCCTTCCTTCGACAACCAGCAGCAGCCCCAAAGCTCCCAAGCGGATACAGGCTCGATACAACGACGGCTCCCTCACCAACCTCTATCAACCGGTTGCTGCGTGCATGCCAAGAAGCCACTCACGACGAAGCAAGATGGCCCCTTGCCCTTGAGCGCAGCCTATGGCAAATCAGCATAATCGAGGAGGCCGGAGAAGAGCTGGTCGGTTTCGTACGAGCCACAAGCGATTTAGCCCTTAATGCCAATCTTTGGAATCTTGCGGCGCGACCAGGCCCTGATCAACCAGATTTGTTTGCTGTACTCGTTCATCGGGCTCTTCACACTCTACGTCAGGACCTTCCGGGATGTAGTTTTTCTGTATTAGCACCATCGGCTGCTCTTAGCGCCCTGCGGTCTAATGGCTTTGTGATTGACCCGAATGGCATCCGCGCAATGGGACTCAAATTAAACTAG